A genomic region of Carassius carassius chromosome 13, fCarCar2.1, whole genome shotgun sequence contains the following coding sequences:
- the LOC132155497 gene encoding serine/threonine-protein kinase pim-1-like — translation MKTWKFGSPHRLPEEKDLNILANRGPDSHGCDLSTPPKPSSSTEEQHPHESTADAAEGNDQERKVMEKVKKKKKWWRVASLFGAVKKHLKRSSNPVQGEEELQQEQEQSEGVKNQKEQKARYSDASCLVSNCHYQLGDLLGEGGFGSVYEARRLEDDLKVAVKYVNKTKNYRESLYIPGYQQLVPLEIALTILANKGPRVPEIIQLLDWKDYDDHFVMILECPSPCETLEDFVGRQGGSLNESLARRVMMQVAQAANVCCQRQVFHRDIKLNNLLINNQTLEVKLIDFGCGDILRTTVYMSYSGTATYSPPEFHIKGKYHGKPATVWSLGVLLFKIVAGYYPSFLDLHILKLNLWSKTGLSNECCRLLRVLLQIKPKNRIQLEEILSHKWFTVTT, via the exons ATGAAGACGTGGAAG TTTGGATCTCCACACCGTCTTCCAGAGGAGAAGGATCTCAACATCCTGGCAAATAGAGGCCCAGATAGCCACGGATGTGATCTCAGCACACCCCCAAAACCCAGCAGCAGCACAGAGGAACAACATCCTCACGAGAGCACTGCTGATGCTGCTGAGGGAAACGACCAGGAGAGGAAGGTGATGGagaaagtgaagaagaaaaagaagtggTGGAGGGTGGCCTCTTTGTTTGGAGCTGTGAAGAAACATCTGAAGCGCAGCTCGAACCCAGTTCAGGGTGAAGAAGAGCTGCAGCAAGAGCAAGAGCAGAGTGAGGGAGTGAAGAACCAGAAAGAACAGAAAGCCAGATACAGTGATG CATCTTGTTTGGTCTCTAATTG CCactaccagctgggtgatctgCTGGGTGAAGGTGGATTTGGTTCTGTGTATGAGGCTAGACGTTTGGAGGATGACCTTAAA GTGGCGGTCAAATATGTTAATAAGACCAAAAACTACAGGGAAAGTTTATACATT CCTGGATATCAGCAACTTGTTCCACTGGAGATCGCCCTCACAATCCTGGCAAATAAAGGCCCCAGAGTGCCAGAGATCATCCAGCTGCTGGACTGGAAGGACTACGATGACCATTTCGTCATGATCCTTGAATGTCCCTCTCCTTGCGAGACTTTGGAAGACTTTGTGGGGCGTCAGGGTGGAAGTCTCAACGAGAGCTTAGCACGGCGAGTCATGATGCAGGTGGCTCAGGCTGCGAACGTGTGCTGCCAGCGCCAAGTGTTCCACCGTGACATCAAACTGAACAACCTTCTCATCAACAACCAGACACTTGAAGTCAAACTAATTGACTTTGGGTGTGGGGATATTCTGAGGACAACAGTCTACATGTCATACTCTG GCACAGCAACATACTCCCCTCCTGAGTTTCACATAAAGGGAAAGTACCACGGCAAGCCTGCGACGGTTTGGTCACTGGGGGTTCTGTTATTTAAAATAGTGGCTGGATATTATCCAAGTTTCTTAGATCTGCACATACTCAAACTGAACCTCTGGTCCAAAACTGGTCTGTCAAACG AATGCTGCAGATTGCTCCGCGTTCTCCTGCAAATAAAGCCAAAGAACCGAATTCAACTGGAGGAAATCCTTTCCCACAAGTGGTTTACG gTCACCACATAA